The Kiritimatiellia bacterium genome has a window encoding:
- a CDS encoding glycoside hydrolase family 99-like domain-containing protein → MCGGALLAGAAEPSETSAVRDAATAESAGVQVAAYYFPNWHRRQVGTNEVFGEWGTLQRAVPRFPGHRQPRRPLWGMEDEADPVVMARKIDAAADHGVSAWIFCWYWTASGPYLERALEEGYLGATNRERLRFALMWANHDLRTTPPHRGAVPRDEFERMAAHVAMRYFTAPTYWRVNGALYFSIYEVATFVRGLGGEAAAREALEAWRARVRAAGLGEIHLNLVDYQLVKQADPARVVRSLGADSVTGYVWIHEPAVFEVMRGSFPAARYDAAAAAYFRSWDRRWANLEVPHFPNVTVGWDSTPRVPPDRPLAGGPYPHGAVLVDNTPVAFRVALHEAITRAQRHPPGRRIVTVYAWNEWTEGGFLEPEVEHGFGYLQAIRDEVADKRRVGNGT, encoded by the coding sequence GTGTGCGGGGGCGCGCTGCTCGCCGGCGCAGCGGAGCCAAGTGAGACCTCGGCCGTTCGGGACGCCGCGACCGCGGAGTCGGCGGGCGTTCAAGTGGCGGCGTACTATTTCCCGAACTGGCACCGGCGGCAGGTGGGCACGAACGAAGTCTTCGGTGAATGGGGCACTCTTCAGCGGGCGGTGCCGCGCTTTCCCGGGCACCGTCAGCCCAGACGACCGCTCTGGGGGATGGAAGACGAAGCGGATCCCGTGGTCATGGCCCGCAAAATTGACGCGGCGGCAGACCACGGGGTGTCCGCGTGGATTTTCTGTTGGTACTGGACCGCGTCCGGACCGTATCTCGAGCGGGCGCTGGAGGAGGGGTACCTGGGGGCGACCAATCGCGAACGTTTGCGGTTTGCGCTGATGTGGGCGAACCATGACCTGCGCACGACGCCGCCTCACCGGGGCGCGGTGCCGCGGGACGAGTTTGAGCGAATGGCCGCGCATGTTGCGATGCGATATTTCACCGCACCAACCTACTGGCGGGTAAATGGCGCGCTGTATTTTAGCATCTACGAGGTGGCGACGTTCGTGAGGGGATTGGGGGGAGAAGCGGCGGCGCGCGAGGCGCTGGAGGCGTGGCGGGCGCGCGTGCGCGCGGCGGGGTTGGGGGAGATTCACCTGAACCTGGTGGATTACCAGCTGGTCAAACAGGCCGATCCGGCACGTGTTGTGCGCTCGCTGGGTGCGGACAGTGTGACTGGTTACGTTTGGATTCATGAGCCCGCCGTTTTTGAGGTGATGAGGGGGTCATTTCCGGCCGCGCGCTACGATGCGGCGGCCGCGGCGTACTTTAGAAGCTGGGATCGCCGGTGGGCGAACCTGGAGGTTCCCCATTTCCCCAACGTCACGGTGGGGTGGGACTCGACGCCGCGGGTGCCGCCGGATCGGCCGCTAGCCGGCGGGCCGTATCCGCACGGAGCGGTGCTGGTGGACAACACGCCCGTGGCGTTCCGGGTGGCATTGCATGAAGCCATCACTCGCGCGCAGCGGCACCCCCCAGGTCGGCGGATTGTGACGGTTTACGCCTGGAACGAGTGGACGGAGGGAGGCTTCCTCGAGCCCGAGGTGGAGCATGGCTTCGGCTACCTCCAGGCGATCCGCGATGAAGTCGCCGACAAGCGAAGGGTGGGGAACGGAACATAG